Below is a window of Diaminobutyricibacter sp. McL0608 DNA.
ACGGGCTGATCTTCGGCGCAGGCATGTGGGGCCTCAGCTACGCCATCCTGACGCCGATGCACCTCTACAAACGCATCACCGAGTACGACGCCAAGACCCTCGGAAAGGATCTGGTCGCGCACCTCGTGTACGGAGTGGGCACGGCGGCCGCCGTCTCACTGCTCTTGTCTCACGGGCGCAGCCGCCGGTGACGATTCGCTGAATCAGAAGCTCCACAAGCGACAGGAGAAACGATGGCAGATGACAGGCCCGCAACCGACCTACGCGAGTACATCGAGCATTTGCGTGCGACCGGGTACACGGTCCAGGGCGGGCACACTGCTGACCCAGACCTGATCGACCCGGAAGGCAACCCGGTCTACACCTGGCAGGAGGGATACCCGTACTCGGAGCGGATGACCCGCGAACGGTACGAACTCGAGAAGTACCAGCTTCAGGTGGAGTTGCTCAAGTTCCAGTACTGGCTCGAAGACAACGACCGCCGCGCTGTCATCGTCTTCGAGGGTCGGGATGCGGCGGGCAAGGGTGGGACGATCAAACGGTTCACCGAACATCTCAATCCGCGCACCTCCCGGGTCGTCGCCCTGTCGAAGCCGAACAGCCGGGAGCGAGGCGAATGGTACTTTCAGCGTTACGTTCAGCACCTCCCCACGGCTGGCGAGATCGTCATGTTCGACCGCTCCTGGTACAACCGGGCGAACGTCGAGCGCGTCATGGGGTTCTGCACCGATGAGGAGTACGAGACTTTCATGCTCCAGGCGCCCGCGTTCGAGAAGATGCTCATCGACTCGGGCACCCACCTCACCAAGTTCTGGTTCTCGGTGTCGCGAACGGAGCAGCGCACACGTTTCGCCATGCGCCAGCTCGACCCGGTGCGCCGATGGAAACTCTCGCCGATGGATATCGCCTCACTGGACAGGTGGGACGACTACACGGCGGCGAAGGAAGAGATGTTCCGTCGCACCGACAAGCGGCATGCACCCTGGACGATCGTGCGCTCGAACGACAAGAAGCGCGCCCGCGTCAACGCGATGCGCTATTTCCTCAGCCAATTCGACTACGAAGGCAAAGACCCTGCGGTCGTGAAACGGCCCGACCCGCTGATCGTCATGCGCGGAAAACAGCTCGACGCAGACGAATAGGCGGCGGATGCGCTGAGCGAGCGTGCGTCGAGGCGAGGGCTCTGCCCTACCTCAGGTATACGTAGAGCGAGCCGATGCGCCCGTCGCGGATGATCGCGACGTCCGTTCCGTTGACGACGGGCTCGGTGCCGGCAGGACCGTACGACCACTCGAGAGTGGCGAGGTCCTGGACTTCGTGGAACCGTCCGGGCACGAACACGAATCCGGGAGTTCGGACGTGAAGCTCGCGGATCTTCTCATTGATGACCTCGAGGCCGATGACCACTCCGTCGTGGTCGGCGAAGCGAGCATCCGGCGCATAGAGCGCCGTTAGGAGCGGAAGACGCAGCGACTCATCCCGCTCATTGAAGACGCCGAGCAGGTTGCGATGGAGCATATCCTCGAAGTTGGTCACACTTCTGTCTACACCCCTCACTGACGTGAGCTAATCTCACGAACGTGTTGACAGAAGTCTGAGAGAACTGACAGAATCCGAGGCACGCAGACGGTCGGTTCTAGTGAGCCTCCGAAAGCTCCGCCTTCCGATCGTGACGCGCTCTGCATGACGTCGTCACAGCCGCTTCTCTCCCGTGGTGACGGGCTATGCGTCGCGCCCAGAAGGGGCGTGAACCAGAGAGCAAGGCTCATGCGTACGCACACAACATCCCTCGTCGCCGTCTTCGTCGCCGCATCCACTCTGATGCTCGCCGGATGCACGGCGCCGACATCGGAGACGGCCTCTACTTCTTCGCCGGTGCCATCGGTCGCGAAAGTGACGCTGCACGTCGGCACAGACGACGATGTCGACGCGCCGGCCGCAAAAGAAATCCTCCAGTACGCGGATGATGTGCACCGGCTCTCCGACGGGGCGATCACCATCCTCGGTGCCTGGCATTCCGCCGGCGACACAGCCAACTGGGACCAAGCGGTTGCGCAGCAAGTCATCAGCGGCGAAGTCGAAATGGGTCTGATCCCAACCCGGGCCTGGGACATGCTCGGAGTCACCTCACTCGAACCGCTCAACGACCCGTTCCTGATCCAAAGCGATGACCTTGTGAAAACGATTGTCACCGGGCCGATCGCCGCCGACCTGATGGCGGGTCTGCCCGACAAGGGTGTGACCGGAATCTCCTTGTTCCCAGAAGGTTTGCGGCACCCGTTCGCCAACGCGAAGCCCCTCCTCAAACCCGCCGACTACAAGGGCGGCACGATGCGGGCGGCGACCTCGGCGGCTTCGACCGCCCTGTATGGCGCCTACGGCGCCAAGGTCACCGACAACGAGTCCGATACCGTCTTGCAGATCGGCACGGATTCCTCCTTCCTACTCGGCAACGAAGAATCCACGGCTACCGGGAATGTGACCTTCTACCCAAAGGTCAACGGGCTCGTGATCTCGTCAAAAGTCCTGGCCATGCTGTCGCAGGCCCAGAAAGATGTGCTCATCCAAGCCGCGAAAGACACCCAGAAATGGACATTCACACACATCGCCGATGAGAAGGCCAGTGCAAAAGTATTCTGCACCGCCGGCGGGTCCATCACCGCAGCGTCCGCCGAAGGCCTCGCCGCCCTCCAAGCAGCGGCAGCCCCGGTCGGCGCAACGCTCGCATCCCACGGCACCAACCAGAAGGTCATCGACGCCATCAGCGCAGCGGGTGGCGGCAAGCCTGCCCCCGACCCCGTCACTGCGTGCCCGTAGTTTCAGGCGGACGTCGGAAGGGTTGTGTCCCGACGTATGGTCGCGGCCCAACCCT
It encodes the following:
- the ppk2 gene encoding polyphosphate kinase 2, with the translated sequence MADDRPATDLREYIEHLRATGYTVQGGHTADPDLIDPEGNPVYTWQEGYPYSERMTRERYELEKYQLQVELLKFQYWLEDNDRRAVIVFEGRDAAGKGGTIKRFTEHLNPRTSRVVALSKPNSRERGEWYFQRYVQHLPTAGEIVMFDRSWYNRANVERVMGFCTDEEYETFMLQAPAFEKMLIDSGTHLTKFWFSVSRTEQRTRFAMRQLDPVRRWKLSPMDIASLDRWDDYTAAKEEMFRRTDKRHAPWTIVRSNDKKRARVNAMRYFLSQFDYEGKDPAVVKRPDPLIVMRGKQLDADE
- a CDS encoding nuclear transport factor 2 family protein; the encoded protein is MTNFEDMLHRNLLGVFNERDESLRLPLLTALYAPDARFADHDGVVIGLEVINEKIRELHVRTPGFVFVPGRFHEVQDLATLEWSYGPAGTEPVVNGTDVAIIRDGRIGSLYVYLR